A window from Pseudoliparis swirei isolate HS2019 ecotype Mariana Trench chromosome 17, NWPU_hadal_v1, whole genome shotgun sequence encodes these proteins:
- the heatr5b gene encoding HEAT repeat-containing protein 5B isoform X2, translating to MELAHSLLLNEEALAQITEAKRPVFIFEWLRFLDKVLVTANKVDVKEKQKKLVEQLAGLISSAPGPPTRKLLAKNLATLYSIGDTFTVFQTLDKCNEIIKSKDDTPAYLPTKLAAVACVGAFYEKMGRMLGSSFPDTINNLFKALKSAESQGRGEILLSLQKVLRGLGGAAASCHRDIYKNARSLLTDRSMAVRCAIAKCLLELQNEAVFMWTTELENVATLCFKALEGSNYGVRVAVAKLLGTVMATALMPKQASVMRQNVKRATLEEVLELMATGFLRGGSGFLKSGGEMLKGGGSVSREVRVGVTEAYVVFVTTLGGQWLERNFATFLSHVLDLVSHPRATQTHVEAVYSRRCVSFMLRATLGGLLGEKAQIAAGKEICQAISKQMRAVEAVVNDISGENKGGTADVSASQHVMVCALKELGSLVQSLSATASPLIQEPSIGLLETVTSVLLHPSMAARLAAAWCLRCVAVALPYQLTPLLDRCAERINNLKSSPEAVSGYSFAMAALLGGVNQCPLGIPHSKGKLVVSIAEDLLRTAAQNSRLSLQRTQAGWLLLGALMTLGPSLVRYHLPKMLLLWRNVFPRSQKELEAEKARGDAFTWQVTLEGRAGALCAMRSFVAHCPELLTEDVIRRLMTPIECAMTMMSHIPAIIKVHGAHLKASAAMVRLRLYDILALLPPKTYEGSFNALLRELVAEFTLTDNSANTTTSLLRSLCHYDDSVLMGSWLQETDHKCIEDQLQPNSASGSGALEHDPSSIYLRVPVGEAIPGPLPLGVSVIDASVALFGVVFPHVSSKHRLQMLDHFAECIKQAKGVRQQAVQLNIFTAVLSALKGLAENKSTLGPEEVRKSALALVMGALDNPNPILRCAAGEALGRMAQVVGEATFIARMAQTSFDKLKSARDVVSRTGHSLALGCLHRYVGGIGSGQHLKTSVSILLALAQDGSSHEVQTWALHSLALIVDSSGPMYRGYVEPTLSLVLTLLLTVPPSHTEVHQCLGRCLGALITTVGPELQGNAATISTIRSSCLVGCAIMQDHSDSLVQAAAISCLQQLHMFAPRHVNLSSLVPCLCVHLCSSHLLLRRAAVACLRQLAQREAAEVCEYAMSLAKRAGHNTAVNLNITETGLEGVLFGMLDRETDRKLCSDIHDTLGHMLSSLAVEKLSHWLKLCKDVLAATTDVGAPVVVEVERDEEDSEKKDEMDDDSMFTGLGEDDKPKPSVAPRWVTRVFAADCLCRIILLCENDKAHFDLAAARSAQAKNPKGKSKHKDIGGSNISTFLLTGNPSSKNTKRDQLVLHLSDLIRMAFMAATDHSNQLRMAGLQALEDIIKKFASVPEPEFPGHVILEQYQANVGAALRPAFSPDTPSDITAKACQVCSTWIGSGVVSDLNDLRRVHNLLVSSLDKVQAGKGSSSQLYSESATTMEKLAVLKAWAEVYVVAMKIKKDAESKPAKPVPSGDDEEDEDDMGTNVLPPDSLITLVQPELPALSRLWLAMLRDYALLTLPAEFSSQLPPDGGAFYTPETIDTARIHYRSSWAPVLHAVALWLSSTGFGTGEEKEEVPSSLSRAPAIPQAPSPTTKTFEESVKDRMHLMLGVSIEFLCFPRPEEPMENVMSCLHALFTLLESPSAKIHIAEDQLLAVELLNVLHRLLLTRDPPAVQLQVTAVVQETIRAAQDHLQRQKASKGKEEVGEKDSQPSLGEGGDTGELVPGKSLVFAAMELLVFVLVRHLPQLNARVKESPSHVPLRPQRLPEESARLVANTVSILAELPSLCSPAGSMTILPTVLFLITGVLREAAVKTPDNSVPVTVSAALQGIKTIITSPLARVESMQTQWTGLVRSSLASVLEHSQPDESRPDMDQVSMLTAITLFLLSASNELVGVTVLQKGCMDRFRNALNSSDPWVQARCYQLLLSVFQHSSRALSTPYIHALAPVMVEKLKAVERSRPGTAAELQAVQEGIRVLENLVGMGEEQNRVQLLALLVPTLISYLLDENAIASAPQVSRALHDFALQNLMRIGPLYPAAFKIVIGAAPELKIRLESAIRANQASNRAKAAAKLAQPTVQAAPTIKLKTSFF from the exons ATGGAGCTGGCTCACAGTCTGCTGCTCAATGAAGAAGCCTTGGCCCAGATAACTGAAGCAAAGAGGCCTGTCTTCATCTTCGAATGGCTACGCTTCTTGGATAAAGTGCTCGTGACTGCAAATAAG GTGGATGTgaaggagaaacagaagaagctGGTGGAACAGCTGGCTGGACTGATCAGCAGTGCCCCTGGACCACCAACAAGAAAACTGCTGGCCAAAAACCTTGCAACCCTCTACAGCATCGGGGACACCTTCACTGTTTTCCAGACTTTGGATAAATGCAATGAGATCATCAAAAGCAAGGATGACACGCCTGCGTACTTGCCAACAAAACT TGCTGCTGTCGCATGTGTTGGAGCTTTTTATGAGAAGATGGGCAGGATGCTGGGAAGCTCCTTCCCAGACACCATTAATAATCTTTTTAAGGCATTAAAGAGTGCTGAG TCTCAAGGCAGAGGAGAGATCCTGCTCAGTCTGCAGAAGGTGCTCCGTGGATTGGGGGGAGCTGCAGCCTCATGTCACAGAGACATCTACAAGAATGCCCGCTCTCTTCTCACAGACAGGTCCATGGCCGTACGCTGTGCTATAGCAAAG TGCCTGCTGGAGCTGCAGAATGAGGCAGTATTCATGTGGACCACAGAACTGGAGAACGTGGCCACTTTGTGTTTCAAGGCCTTGGAAGGATCTAACTATGGTGTTCGTGTGGCCGTGGCCAAACTGCTGGGGACAGTCATGGCCACGGCCCTGATGCCCAAACAAGCAAGCG TGATGCGTCAGAACGTGAAGCGGGCCACCCTGGAGGAGGTGCTGGAGCTGATGGCCACAGGCTTTCTGCGCGGGGGCTCCGGCTTCCTGAAGAGCGGAGGGGAGATGTTGAAGGGGGGAGGCTCTGTCAGCAGGGAGGTGCGAGTGGGCGTCACAGAG GCTTATGTCGTGTTTGTGACTACACTCGGTGGTCAATGGCTGGAGCGCAACTTTGCGACATTCCTGTCCCATGTTTTGGACCTAGTGTCTCACCCACGGGCCACGCAGACGCATGTTGAGGCTGTGTACTCGCGCCGCTGTGTTTCCTTCATGCTACGCGCCACCCTCGGGGGCTTACTCGGAGAGAAAGCACAAATTGCAGCCGGCAAAGAAATCTGCCAAGCCATCAGCAAACAGATGAGGGCTGTGG AGGCAGTTGTGAATGACATCAGTGGAGAGAACAAGGGAGGGACAGCCGATGTCTCTGCCAGTCAGCATGTCATGGTGTGTGCCCTAAAAGAGCTGGGCAGTCTGGTTCAGAGCTTGAGCGCTACAGCCTCTCCACTCATTCAGGAGCCTTCTATAG GACTCCTTGAAACTGTAACTTCAGTGCTGCTTCACCCCAGCATGGCGGCGCGTTTGGCCGCTGCATGGTGTTTGCGCTGTGTTGCCGTGGCGCTGCCCTATCAATTGACCCCGCTGCTGGACCGCTGTGCGGAGAGAATCAACAACCTGAAGAGTTCACCTGAGGCTGTGAGCGGCTACAGCTTTGCGATGGCTGCACTGCTGGGAGGCGTAAACCAGTGTCCACTGGGTATCCCCCACTCCAAGGGCAAG TTGGTGGTGAGTATAGCCGAAGACCTCCTGAGGACGGCTGCTCAGAATAGTCGACTGTCCCTGCAGCGGACACAGGCAGGATGGCTGCTGCTGGGTGCCCTCATGACACTGG GTCCTTCCCTCGTGCGCTATCACCTTCCCAAGATGCTACTGCTGTGGCGGAACGTGTTTCCTCGCTCCCAGAAGGAGCTGGAGGCAGAAAAGGCCAGAGGAGACGCCTTCACCTGGCAGGTCACTCTGGAGGGCCGAGCTGGAGCACTGTGTG CCATGCGTAGCTTTGTGGCCCACTGCCCCGAGCTGCTTACCGAAGATGTGATCCGCAGACTGATGACACCCATTGAATGTGCCATGACCATGATGTCTCA CATTCCTGCCATCATTAAGGTCCATGGTGCTCACCTGAAAGCAAGTGCAGCGATGGTGAGGCTGCGGTTGTATGACATCCTGGCTCTATTGCCTCCCAAGACCTATGAAG GCAGCTTCAACGCCCTCCTGAGGGAGCTGGTGGCAGAGTTCACTTTGACTGACAACTCGGCCAACACTACCACCTCGTTGCTGCGCTCTCTGTGCCACTATGACGACAGTGTGCTCATGGGCTCATGGCTACAGGAGACTGACCACAAATGCATAGAGGATCAG CTGCAGCCCAACAGCGCGTCTGGCAGCGGAGCTCTGGAGCACGACCCTTCCTCAATCTACCTGCGTGTTCCTGTTGGTGAAGCCATCCCAGGGCCTCTCCCTTTGGGTGTGTCTGTCATTGACGCTTCAGTGGCTCTGTTCGGTGTGGTTTTTCCCCATGTCTCCTCCAAACACAG GCTGCAGATGCTGGACCACTTTGCAGAGTGCATAAAGCAGGCAAAAGGAGTTCGACAGCAGGCAGTCCAGCTGAACATCTTCACTGCAGTGCTGAGTGCCCTCAAG GGTCTGGCTGAGAACAAGAGTACTTTGGGCCCTGAGGAGGTGCGTAAGTCGGCTCTGGCCCTGGTAATGGGAGCGCTGGACAATCCCAACCCCATCCTGCGCTGTGCTGCTGGAGAGGCTCTGGGCAGGATGGCTCAGGTGGTTGGGGAGGCTACCTTCATCGCCAGAATGGCACAGACCAGCTTTGATAA ACTGAAGTCTGCCCGTGATGTAGTATCAAGGACGGGCCATTCCCTGGCTCTTGGCTGTCTGCATCGATATGTAGGAGGGATTGGCTCAGGCCAGCACTTAAAAACCAGTGTCAGCATCCTTTTGGCTCTGGCCCAGGACGGGTCCTCTCATGAGGTCCAG ACATGGGCTCTGCATTCTCTGGCTCTGATTGTGGATTCTAGTGGCCCCATGTACAGAGGCTATGTGGAGCCTACGCTGTCCCTGGTGCTCACCCTGCTCCTCACTGTGCCACCGTCTCACACAGAGGTGCACCAGTGTTTGGGCCGCTGCCTTGGAGCTCTCATCACCACTGTGGGACCAGAATTACAGG GCAATGCGGCCACTATCTCCACCATCCGCTCGTCCTGCCTGGTTGGTTGTGCCATAATGCAGGACCACTCCGATTCCCTTGTGCAGGCAGCTGCCATCTCATGTCTGCAGCAGCTGCACATGTTCGCTCCACGCCATGTCAACCTGTCCAGCCTGGTGCCCTGTCTCTGT GTGCACCTATGCAGCTCTCACCTGCTGCTGCGCCGTGCTGCCGTGGCCTGCCTGAGACAGCTCGCTCAGAGAGAGGCTGCAGAGGTCTGCGAGTATGCCATGAGTCTGGCGAAGAGAGCAGGACACAACACTGCAGTCA ATCTGAACATCACTGAAACTGGGCTGGAGGGGGTTTTGTTCGGCATGCTGGATCGGGAGACGGACAGGAAGCTGTGCTCTGATATCCATGATACACTGGGACACATGCTGTCGTCTCTTGCTGTTGAAAAGCTTTCTCATTGGCTGAAACTCTGCAAGGATGTCCTGGCAGCAACTACAG ATGTAGGAGCACCTGTTGTAGTCGAGGTGGAAAGGGATGAGGAAGACTCGGAGAAAAAAGACGAGATGGACGATGACAGCATGTTCACAGGCCTGGGTGAAGATGACAAGCCCAAGCCGTCTGTGGCGCCGCGCTGGGTGACTCGGGTATTTGCCGCAGACTGCTTGTGCCGCATCATCCTGCTGTGTGAGAATGACAAAGCACACTTTGACCTGGCAGCTGCCCGCTCTGCACAAGCCAAGAACCCCAAAG GAAAAagcaaacacaaagacattGGAGGAAGCAACATTTCTACTTTCTTGCTGACGGGCAACCCATCATCAAAGAATACAAAAA GAGATCAGTTGGTGCTCCATTTGTCTGACCTCATCCGCATGGccttcatggcggccacagacCACAGTAACCAGCTGAGGATGGCCGGTCTGCAGGCCCTGGAGGACATCATTAAAAAGTTTGCGTCTGTACCAGAGCCCGAGTTCCCAGGGCACGTTATCCTGGAACAGTACCAGGCCAAT GTCGGAGCTGCCCTCAGACCTGCATTTTCACCTGATACACCGTCTGACATAACGGCCAAGGCCTGCCAG GTGTGTAGTACGTGGATTGGAAGTGGCGTCGTCAGTGACCTCAATGACCTGCGGCGAGTCCACAACCTGCTTGTGTCGTCGCTGGACAAGGTGCAGGCTGGGAAAGGCTCATCCAGTCAGCTGTACAGTGAGAGTGCCACCACGATGGAGAAACTGGCTGTGCTGAAGGCGTGGGCAGAG GTGTATGTGGTGGCAATGAAGATCAAGAAAGACGCAGAGTCTAAGCCTGCCAAACCAGTCCCAAGTGGAGACGAcgaagaggatgaggatgatatGGGCACCAATGTGCTTCCACCCGACAGCCTCATCACTTTGGTGCAGCCGGAGCTGCCCGCGCTGAGCCGCCTGTGGCTGGCCATGCTGCGAGACTACGCTCTGCTCACTCTGCCGGCTGAGTTTTCCAGTCAGCTGCCCCCTGACG GTGGAGCGTTTTATACTCCAGAGACTATAGACACAGCAAGGATCCACTATCGCAGTTCGTGGGCCCCCGTCCTGCATGCTGTGGCCCTGTGGCTGAGCAGCACCGGGTTCGGAACtggggaagagaaagaagaggtcccctcatctctctccaggGCTCCTGCCATCCCTCAAGCACCCTCCCCCACCACAAAGACCTTTGAGGAGTCGGTCAAAGACAGGATGCATCTCATGTTGG GTGTCAGTATAGAGTTTCTTTGCTTCCCCCGGCCCGAGGAGCCCATGGAGAACGTGATGTCCTGCCTGCACGCCCTATTCACTCTGCTAGAATCTCCAAGTGCTAAGATCCATATCGCAGAGGACCAG CTGTTGGCAGTGGAGCTGCTGAACGTGCTCCACAGGCTGCTGCTGACCCGGGACCCTCCTGCTGTACAGCTGCAGGTCACTGCTGTGGTACAGGAGACCATCAGGGCTGCACAGGACCATCTGCAGCGACAGAAAGCCAGCAAGG GCAAAGAGGAAGTAGGCGAGAAAGACTCTCAGCCCAGCCTCGGGGAAGGAGGAGACACAGGGGAGCTCGTACCCGGCAAGTCTCTGGTGTTTGCAGCCATGGAGCTGCTCGTGTTCGTCCTGGTGCGCCACTTGCCACAGCTTAATGCGCGCGTGAAGGAGTCCCCCAGCCATGTGCCACTCAGGCCTCAGCGACTACCTGAAGAAAGTGCACGCCTGGTGGCAAACACAGTCTCCATCCTGGCGGAACTGCCCTCTCTATGCTCTCCTGCCG GAAGCATGACCATCCTTCCCACCGTGCTCTTCCTAATCACGGGGGTGCTGAGGGAAGCTGCAGTTAAGACTCCTGACAACTCCGTGCCTGTGACTGTGTCAGCCGCCCTGCAGGGCATCAAGACCATCATCACCTCCCCACTGGCCCGGGTggagagcatgcagacacagtGGACCGGCCTTGTGAGGAGCAGCCTGGCGTCTGTACTCGAACACTCGCAGCCAG ATGAGTCCAGGCCTGACATGGATCAGGTCAGTATGTTAACAGCAATCACACTCTTCCTGCTGTCGGCCAGCAATGAACTGGTCGGAGTAACCGTCCTGCAGAAAGGCTGCATGGACCGCTTCCGAAATGCCCTCAACTCTAGTGATCCCTGG GTCCAGGCACGGTGTTACCAGCTGCTGTTGTCAGTGTTTCAGCACTCCAGCCGCGCGCTGTCGACTCCGTACATCCACGCTCTGGCTCCAGTCATGGTGGAGAAGCTGAAGGCAGTGGAGCGCAGTCGGCCAGGGACTGCTGCTGAGCTGCAGGCTGTGCAGGAGGGCATCAGGGTCCTAGAGAATCTAGTCGGCATGGGTGAAGAGCAGAACC GGGTGCAGTTGCTGGCTCTGCTTGTACCAACTCTTATCTCCTACCTTTTGGATGAGAATGCCATCGCCTCTGCGCCCCAAGTCTCCAGAGCCCTGCATGATTTTGCCCTTCAGAACTTAATGCGGATTGGCCCCCTCTATCCAGCGGCCTTCAAGATAGTAATTGGTGCAGCACCTGAGCTTAAAATCCGTTTGGAATCTGCCATTCGGGCCAACCAGGCCAGCAACAGAGCCAAAGCTGCAGCCAAGCTAGCTCAGCCGACGGTGCAAGCTGCACCAACCATCAAACTCAAGACGAGCTTCTTCTGA